In Malaclemys terrapin pileata isolate rMalTer1 chromosome 10, rMalTer1.hap1, whole genome shotgun sequence, the following are encoded in one genomic region:
- the LOC128844895 gene encoding growth arrest-specific protein 1-like translates to MWLFLPLLLCWGRAGGGAPGEPCWEALLRCQDEPDCGSAYSQSQAACEPVLAGAGAGGGEPPGGCPSHCIGALVRLNRSRSGPALERCECGQDARCRRLKAAIEPCLPRPSRSGLGCTAARFRCQQEPACREPLDAYLARCGQLFNGRRCTAACRAAMGQLLAAPGGPALERCVCDGPERPFCQVLKANMGRLCSGPPAEPGPDEDYRDEERLLREEDEGPGAGGAWVRSGGRSRDAPAWRALALGALPLGLRLLSWP, encoded by the coding sequence ATGTGGCTGTTCCTGCCGCTGCTGCTGTGTTGGGGCCGCGCTGGCGGCGGCGCCCCGGGGGAGCCCTGCTGGGAAGCGCTGCTCCGCTGCCAGGACGAGCCGGACTGCGGCTCCGCCTATAGCCAGTCGCAGGCGGCCTGCGAGCCGGTGctggccggagccggagccggaggaGGGGAGCCCCCCGGCGGCTGCCCCAGCCACTGCATCGGGGCGCTGGTGCGGCTGAACCGCAGCCGGAGCGGCCCGGCCCTGGAGCGCTGCGAGTGCGGGCAGGACGCGCGCTGCCGCCGGCTGAAGGCGGCCatcgagccctgcctgccccggccctcCCGCAGCGGCCTGGGCTGCACGGCCGCCCGCTTCCGCTGTCAGCAGGAGCCCGCCTGCCGGGAGCCGCTGGACGCCTACTTGGCCCGCTGCGGGCAGCTCTTCAACGGGCGGCGCTGCACGGCCGCCTGCCGGGCCGCCATGGGGCAGCTGCTGGCCGCGCCGGGGGGCCCCGCGCTGGAGCGCTGCGTTTGCGACGGGCCCGAGCGCCCCTTCTGCCAGGTGCTCAAGGCCAACATGGGCCGCCTGTGCTCCGGGCCGCCCGCCGAGCCGGGCCCGGACGAGGACTACCGGGACGAGGAGCGGCTCCTGCGGGAAGAGGACGAGGGGCCGGGCGCGGGCGGCGCCTGGGTGCGCTCCGGGGGCCGCTCTCGGGACGCGCCGGCCTGGCGCGCCCTGGCACTGGGGGCCCTGCCGCTGGGGCTCCGGCTCCTCTCCTGGCCCTAG